In Populus nigra chromosome 1, ddPopNigr1.1, whole genome shotgun sequence, one genomic interval encodes:
- the LOC133697770 gene encoding uncharacterized protein LOC133697770 isoform X2 produces the protein MQALNPIQPGFTKLFNRQLLKPLNLRAFSSSSDDYSNQSRGGLPRFFSEELPASKGGVVRVQGDEFRHMTKVLRLGTNDRVELFNGKGGLIEGCIERIDRTGLDFVALEDPKLVPPLSTKWNVFAAFGTLKGDRADWLLEKCTELGAHSVTPLLTERSPSISENRVDRFRRVILAATKQSQRLHEMILNPPTKIVGLLPLLAQSKLSFLATAGATPVVSVLTSSRKESSGLMIVGPEGG, from the exons ATGCAAGCGTTAAACCCAATACAACCTGGTTTTACCAAACTCTTCAACCGCCAATTGCTTAAACCCTTAAACCTCCGTGCATTCTCATCATCATCAGATGATTACTCCAACCAGTCACGTGGTGGCCTCCCTCGCTTCTTCTCTGAAGAACTCCCCGCTTCCAAG GGTGGCGTTGTTCGTGTACAAGGCGATGAATTCAGGCATATGACTAAAGTTTTGAGGTTGGGCACGAATGATAG GGTAGAGCTCTTCAATGGGAAAGGAGGTTTAATAGAAGGGTGCATAGAGAGAATTGACCGTACTGGACTTGATTTTGTTGCACTGGAAGATCCAAAATTAGTCCCTCCTCTGAGCACAAAGTGGAATGTATTTGCAGCATTTG GTACTCTAAAGGGTGATCGAGCTGACTGGCTTCTTGAGAAATGCACG GAACTTGGAGCTCATAGTGTGACCCCTCTACTGACTGAACGTTCTCCATCAATCTCAGAAAATCGAGTGGACAGGTTTCGACGTGTCATTTTGGCAGCAACTAAACAGA GTCAGCGGTTGCATGAAATGATTCTAAATCCTCCAACTAAAATTGTTGGCCTTTTGCCCCTG CTTGCCCAGTCGAAGCTATCTTTTCTGGCAACAGCAGGAGCTACTCCTGTTGTTAGTGTATTGACTTCCTCAAGAAAAGAATCTAGTGGATTGATGATAGTGGGACCAGAAGGGGGTTAG
- the LOC133697770 gene encoding uncharacterized protein LOC133697770 isoform X3: MIELFNGKGGLIEGCIERIDRTGLDFVALEDPKLVPPLSTKWNVFAAFGTLKGDRADWLLEKCTELGAHSVTPLLTERSPSISENRVDRFRRVILAATKQSQRLHEMILNPPTKIVGLLPLLAQSKLSFLATAGATPVVSVLTSSRKESSGLMIVGPEGDFTEKEVNMMMKAGASAVGLGPHRLRVETATMALLATLMLWSDSQ; this comes from the exons ATGATAG AGCTCTTCAATGGGAAAGGAGGTTTAATAGAAGGGTGCATAGAGAGAATTGACCGTACTGGACTTGATTTTGTTGCACTGGAAGATCCAAAATTAGTCCCTCCTCTGAGCACAAAGTGGAATGTATTTGCAGCATTTG GTACTCTAAAGGGTGATCGAGCTGACTGGCTTCTTGAGAAATGCACG GAACTTGGAGCTCATAGTGTGACCCCTCTACTGACTGAACGTTCTCCATCAATCTCAGAAAATCGAGTGGACAGGTTTCGACGTGTCATTTTGGCAGCAACTAAACAGA GTCAGCGGTTGCATGAAATGATTCTAAATCCTCCAACTAAAATTGTTGGCCTTTTGCCCCTG CTTGCCCAGTCGAAGCTATCTTTTCTGGCAACAGCAGGAGCTACTCCTGTTGTTAGTGTATTGACTTCCTCAAGAAAAGAATCTAGTGGATTGATGATAGTGGGACCAGAAGGGG ACTTCACGGAGAAAGAAGTGAACATGATGATGAAAGCTGGCGCATCAGCTGTTGGTCTTGGACCCCATCGCCTCCGTGTTGAAACTGCAACAATGGCACTTTTGGCTACTCTAATGCTATGGTCTGACTCCCAGTAG
- the LOC133703013 gene encoding uncharacterized protein LOC133703013, which yields MASSTSKQLREYLQEQQKPFVLDVYLSERQIMLNKKQKRPCAYDLNKRRIMQARKILKLLLLKFTRSSQNQSVSSCQKAQKHEPVLKTVGKPQQIGEMKWLPKVSSSVADREYFRCNVKDPPCYENHASLHPKTSQALTHSSVKQKAAADINLQWECKEENEQLSPVSVQKELPSINKGCHLPAKQEEEEDASASSTVLSTNVEEDSLLSAFLCDLLIKSLIEKTSVAGFTELQEMIVPAFSQHLKNRRVLWQNMQLLFDCVNEAIEVYRRKNRKKQYAQELIGLKELGKIICDQICSCGKQNAGEQINIDVTSIVEDGYYLQQLNRRIGIEIGDAILNEIIQEVIDLSFQ from the exons ATGGCCTCCTCTACATCAAAACAGCTCCGGGAGTATCTCCAAGAGCAACAGAAACCTTTTGTATTAGATGTTTACCTTTCGGAACGACAGATCATGTTGAACAAGAAGCAAAAGAGACCGTGCGCTTATGATTTGAACAAGAGAAGAATTATGCAGGCTAGGAAGATCCTGAAGTTGTTGTTGCTCAAGTTTACTCGCAGTAGTCAAAACCAGTCGGTTTCAAGCTGCCAGAAAGCTCAGAAACATGAACCTGTTTTGAAAACAGTTGGAAAGCCCCAGCAGATTGGAGAAATGAAGTGGCTTCCTAAAGTGAGCAGTTCAGTTGCAGATCGTGAATATTTCAGATGCAATGTTAAAGATCCACCTTGTTATGAAAATCATGCATCTCTTCATCCAAAGACTTCTCAAGCGTTAACACATAGCAGTGTGAAACAGAAG GCTGCTGCGGACATAAATCTTCAATGGGAATGCAAGGAAGAGAATGAGCAACTCAGCCCAGTGTCAGTACAAAAGGAACTACCATCAATAAACAAGG GGTGTCACCTCCCagcaaaacaagaagaagaagaagatgcatcGGCTTCAAGCACCGTTTTGAGCACAAACGTGGAGGAAGACTCTTTGCTCTCAGCTTTCTTGTGCGACTTGTTAATTAAATCATTGATTGAGAAGACGAGTGTTGCTGGTTTCACAGAGTTACAGGAGATGATTGTGCCTGCTTTTTCTCAGCACCTGAAAAACAGAAGGGTCTTATGGCAAAACATGCAGCTACTTTTTGATTGTGTAAACGAAGCCATAGAAGTATACAGAAGGAAGAACAGAAAAAAGCAGTATGCTCAAGAATTAATAGGTCTGAAAGAGCTCGGAAAAATCATCTGCGACCAAATTTGCTCATGTGGAAAACAAAACGCAGGCGAACAAATAAATATTGACGTCACTAGCATAGTAGAAGATGGCTATTATTTGCAGCAGCTAAATAGGAGGATAGGGATAGAGATAGGAGATGCAATCTTGAATGAAATAATTCAGGAAGTAATAGATTTATCTTTTCAGTAA
- the LOC133697770 gene encoding uncharacterized protein LOC133697770 isoform X1: protein MQALNPIQPGFTKLFNRQLLKPLNLRAFSSSSDDYSNQSRGGLPRFFSEELPASKGGVVRVQGDEFRHMTKVLRLGTNDRVELFNGKGGLIEGCIERIDRTGLDFVALEDPKLVPPLSTKWNVFAAFGTLKGDRADWLLEKCTELGAHSVTPLLTERSPSISENRVDRFRRVILAATKQSQRLHEMILNPPTKIVGLLPLLAQSKLSFLATAGATPVVSVLTSSRKESSGLMIVGPEGDFTEKEVNMMMKAGASAVGLGPHRLRVETATMALLATLMLWSDSQ from the exons ATGCAAGCGTTAAACCCAATACAACCTGGTTTTACCAAACTCTTCAACCGCCAATTGCTTAAACCCTTAAACCTCCGTGCATTCTCATCATCATCAGATGATTACTCCAACCAGTCACGTGGTGGCCTCCCTCGCTTCTTCTCTGAAGAACTCCCCGCTTCCAAG GGTGGCGTTGTTCGTGTACAAGGCGATGAATTCAGGCATATGACTAAAGTTTTGAGGTTGGGCACGAATGATAG GGTAGAGCTCTTCAATGGGAAAGGAGGTTTAATAGAAGGGTGCATAGAGAGAATTGACCGTACTGGACTTGATTTTGTTGCACTGGAAGATCCAAAATTAGTCCCTCCTCTGAGCACAAAGTGGAATGTATTTGCAGCATTTG GTACTCTAAAGGGTGATCGAGCTGACTGGCTTCTTGAGAAATGCACG GAACTTGGAGCTCATAGTGTGACCCCTCTACTGACTGAACGTTCTCCATCAATCTCAGAAAATCGAGTGGACAGGTTTCGACGTGTCATTTTGGCAGCAACTAAACAGA GTCAGCGGTTGCATGAAATGATTCTAAATCCTCCAACTAAAATTGTTGGCCTTTTGCCCCTG CTTGCCCAGTCGAAGCTATCTTTTCTGGCAACAGCAGGAGCTACTCCTGTTGTTAGTGTATTGACTTCCTCAAGAAAAGAATCTAGTGGATTGATGATAGTGGGACCAGAAGGGG ACTTCACGGAGAAAGAAGTGAACATGATGATGAAAGCTGGCGCATCAGCTGTTGGTCTTGGACCCCATCGCCTCCGTGTTGAAACTGCAACAATGGCACTTTTGGCTACTCTAATGCTATGGTCTGACTCCCAGTAG